The DNA window TCTCGACCGCATATTTTTTGAGCTCCAACTTCGATCGGAATTCATTGACCATATTCTGCTCGGAGAATTCCATGGCCTCTTTTCTCAAGAGGGCTTCCTGCGTCAGCGCCTTGTACTTCTTCCTGAAAATGGGCAAGCTCATCGAGACCATGGGCATGATGACATCCTGACCATTATCATCCAATCCTTGGACAGTTCGCTCATCGACCAGCACATAGTCCAGACCGAGCCCGAAGGAGGGCCTACCTTGCCTAGTTGCCAGTTCTTCTGCGGCCTCTGCCGCCTTGATGCGCGATCGGACCGCTTGGATATTTCGATTCTGGAATAGGCTGGTATCAGCAACCTGAGGCAAGTCGAGGGACGATGAGTCGAATCGATCGATGATGCGAATGCTATCCTGCTGACTTCTGTTCAAAACAGCATTCATCTGGAATTCCAATGGGATGATCTTATCCTGAAGCAAGCGGATCTTCGTGACCGACTCCTCGATCATGATGTCGGTACGGATGACATCGGCCATGCTATTCTTACCTACCGAGAATCCTGATAGGGCCAATTCCCTGCGGCTTATCAAAAGAATGAGATTCTCTTCGATAAAGTCGACCCGCTCGTGGATTTCCCATAAGTCGTAGTAGGTCTTGCGCACAGTCAATTCCAAGAGCTGCTGCTGATCCAGAAACTCCTGATAGGCCGCCTCTGCCAGATGGGTACGCATGTCGCTTTTCGCTTGCAGGGTACCGAACCATGGGAACATCTGCGCCAAGGAAAACTTCATGCGTTGCGGGCCGACACGGGTCTCCACCGGACTGATGAAATAGCCGAAGGAGAAGGTAGGGTCCGGCAAGGCATTGGCCTGGGCGATGGTCTGCATCTCGGCTTCGAATCGGGCGTAGCTCGCTTTGACCCCAGGGTTGTTCTCCAGTGCTTCTGTCGTCAATTCATTGATGGACTGTGCAGTAACCATGCTTGAAAGCAGGCAGAAAAGGGAGATGCATATGAATATCCTTTGCGTCATGATGCTTGGGATTTGAGGTTTCGTTCTTCACGGAAGCTGTAGAGGACGGGCGTGATGAAATAGGTGATACAGGCCACGATCATTCCACCGAAGGCAGGTATCGCCATCGGTATCATGATGTCGGCACCACGACCGGTGGAGGTGAGCACGGGGAGCAGCGCAATGATGGTTGTGGCCGTGGTCATGATGGCCGGACGTATCCTCTTCTTTCCTGCGATTAGCACAGCCTCACGTACCTCTGACACGGATTCAGGTCGATGTCGTGCAAAGCTTTGATCCAAGTAGGTGCCCATAATAACACCATCGTCAGTGGCGATGCCGAAGAGGGCAATGAATCCGACCCAGACGGCTACACTCAGATTGACGGTGTGCATCTGGAACATCTCACGCAGATTAGAGCCGAAGAGTCCAAAATCCAAGAACCAAGTCTGACCATAGGCCCAGAGCATTAGGAAGGCACCACTGAAGG is part of the Flavobacteriales bacterium genome and encodes:
- a CDS encoding TolC family protein → MVTAQSINELTTEALENNPGVKASYARFEAEMQTIAQANALPDPTFSFGYFISPVETRVGPQRMKFSLAQMFPWFGTLQAKSDMRTHLAEAAYQEFLDQQQLLELTVRKTYYDLWEIHERVDFIEENLILLISRRELALSGFSVGKNSMADVIRTDIMIEESVTKIRLLQDKIIPLEFQMNAVLNRSQQDSIRIIDRFDSSSLDLPQVADTSLFQNRNIQAVRSRIKAAEAAEELATRQGRPSFGLGLDYVLVDERTVQGLDDNGQDVIMPMVSMSLPIFRKKYKALTQEALLRKEAMEFSEQNMVNEFRSKLELKKYAVESSAENAELYREQVTKAEQVRDLLISDYSNSGAGYDEVLAIEKQLLDYQIKTIKVIREGLIARAEFLYIIAQ